The Phyllostomus discolor isolate MPI-MPIP mPhyDis1 chromosome 4, mPhyDis1.pri.v3, whole genome shotgun sequence genome window below encodes:
- the PRSS35 gene encoding inactive serine protease 35 isoform X1, with protein MIKEKNEMESTLFWMIFFTFGWTLIDGSEMERDFMWHLRKVPRVVSERTFPLTSPTFEADAKVVLRKVCGIECQKELPAPSLSDLEDSLSYETVFENGTRTLTRVKVQGLVLEPTQNISSKGAPVRRKRQVYGTDSRFSILDKRFLTNFPFNTAVKLSTGCSGILISPRHVLTAAHCVHDGKDYIKGSKKLRVGLLKMRNKGGGKKRRGSKRSRREVAGGDQREGSKDNLKEIAKAGRRRRRRKESARGQRVAEGRPTFQWTRVKNTHIPKGWATGESGDATLDYDYALLELKRAHKKKYMELGISPTIKKLPGGMIHFSGFDHDRADQLVYRFCSVSDESNDLLYQYCDAESGSTGSGVYLRLKEPDKKHWKRKIIAVYSGHQWVDVHGAQKDYNVAVRITPLKYAQICLWIHGDDANCTYG; from the exons AT gatAAAGGAGAAGAACGAAATGGAAAGTACGCTATTCTGGATGATATTTTTCACCTTTGGGTGGACCCTCATTGATGGGTCAGAGATGGAACGGGATTTCATGTGGCATTTGAGAAAAGTACCCCGGGTTGTCAGTGAGAGAACTTTCCCTCTTACTAGCCCCACATTTGAGGCAGATGCTAAGGTGGTGTTAAGGAAAGTGTGTGGCATCGAATGTCAGAAAGAacttccagcccccagccttTCAGACTTGGAAGACTCCCTTTCCTATGAGACTGTCTTTGAGAATGGCACCCGAACCTTGACCAGAGTGAAAGTTCAAGGTCTGGTCCTTGAGCCAACTCAAAATATCTCCAGCAAAGGAGCACCTGTTAGGAGAAAGAGACAGGTGTATGGCACAGACAGCAGGTTCAGCATTTTGGACAAAAGATTCTTAACCAATTTCCCTTTCAATACAGCTGTGAAGCTCTCCACGGGCTGCAGTGGTATTCTCATTTCTCCCCGTCATGTTCTAACAGCTGCCCACTGTGTGCACGATGGGAAGGACTATATCAAAGGGAGCAAAAAGCTTAGGGTAGGGCTGTTGAAGATGAGAAATAAAGGAGGTGGCAAGAAACGAAGGGGTTCTAAGAGGAGCAGGAGAGAAGTTGCTGGTGGTGACCAAAGAGAGGGTAGCAAAGATAATCTGAAGGAGATAGCCaaggctggaagaagaagaagaagaagaaaggaatctGCTCGGGGCCAGAGAGTTGCTGAGGGCAGGCCCACCTTCCAGTGGACCAGGGTCAAGAATACACACATTCCCAAAGGCTGGGCTACAGGAGAGAGTGGAGATGCCACCTTGGATTATGACTATGCTCTTCTGGAACTGAAGCGTGCtcacaaaaagaaatacatggaACTAGGAATCAGTCCCACCATCAAGAAGCTGCCAGGTGGAATGATCCACTTCTCAGGATTTGATCACGATAGAGCAGATCAGTTGGTGTACCGGTTTTGTAGTGTGTCTGATGAATCCAATGATCTCCTCTATCAATACTGCGATGCAGAGTCAGGCTCCACTGGCTCCGGGGTCTATCTGCGTCTGAAAGAGCCAGACAAAAAGCACTGGAAGCGCAAAATCATTGCGGTCTATTCAGGCCACCAGTGGGTGGATGTCCACGGTGCTCAGAAGGACTACAACGTGGCCGTGCGTATCACTCCCCTCAAGTATGCCCAGATTTGCCTCTGGATTCACGGAGATGACGCCAACTGTACTTACGGATAA
- the PRSS35 gene encoding inactive serine protease 35 isoform X2, translating into MESTLFWMIFFTFGWTLIDGSEMERDFMWHLRKVPRVVSERTFPLTSPTFEADAKVVLRKVCGIECQKELPAPSLSDLEDSLSYETVFENGTRTLTRVKVQGLVLEPTQNISSKGAPVRRKRQVYGTDSRFSILDKRFLTNFPFNTAVKLSTGCSGILISPRHVLTAAHCVHDGKDYIKGSKKLRVGLLKMRNKGGGKKRRGSKRSRREVAGGDQREGSKDNLKEIAKAGRRRRRRKESARGQRVAEGRPTFQWTRVKNTHIPKGWATGESGDATLDYDYALLELKRAHKKKYMELGISPTIKKLPGGMIHFSGFDHDRADQLVYRFCSVSDESNDLLYQYCDAESGSTGSGVYLRLKEPDKKHWKRKIIAVYSGHQWVDVHGAQKDYNVAVRITPLKYAQICLWIHGDDANCTYG; encoded by the coding sequence ATGGAAAGTACGCTATTCTGGATGATATTTTTCACCTTTGGGTGGACCCTCATTGATGGGTCAGAGATGGAACGGGATTTCATGTGGCATTTGAGAAAAGTACCCCGGGTTGTCAGTGAGAGAACTTTCCCTCTTACTAGCCCCACATTTGAGGCAGATGCTAAGGTGGTGTTAAGGAAAGTGTGTGGCATCGAATGTCAGAAAGAacttccagcccccagccttTCAGACTTGGAAGACTCCCTTTCCTATGAGACTGTCTTTGAGAATGGCACCCGAACCTTGACCAGAGTGAAAGTTCAAGGTCTGGTCCTTGAGCCAACTCAAAATATCTCCAGCAAAGGAGCACCTGTTAGGAGAAAGAGACAGGTGTATGGCACAGACAGCAGGTTCAGCATTTTGGACAAAAGATTCTTAACCAATTTCCCTTTCAATACAGCTGTGAAGCTCTCCACGGGCTGCAGTGGTATTCTCATTTCTCCCCGTCATGTTCTAACAGCTGCCCACTGTGTGCACGATGGGAAGGACTATATCAAAGGGAGCAAAAAGCTTAGGGTAGGGCTGTTGAAGATGAGAAATAAAGGAGGTGGCAAGAAACGAAGGGGTTCTAAGAGGAGCAGGAGAGAAGTTGCTGGTGGTGACCAAAGAGAGGGTAGCAAAGATAATCTGAAGGAGATAGCCaaggctggaagaagaagaagaagaagaaaggaatctGCTCGGGGCCAGAGAGTTGCTGAGGGCAGGCCCACCTTCCAGTGGACCAGGGTCAAGAATACACACATTCCCAAAGGCTGGGCTACAGGAGAGAGTGGAGATGCCACCTTGGATTATGACTATGCTCTTCTGGAACTGAAGCGTGCtcacaaaaagaaatacatggaACTAGGAATCAGTCCCACCATCAAGAAGCTGCCAGGTGGAATGATCCACTTCTCAGGATTTGATCACGATAGAGCAGATCAGTTGGTGTACCGGTTTTGTAGTGTGTCTGATGAATCCAATGATCTCCTCTATCAATACTGCGATGCAGAGTCAGGCTCCACTGGCTCCGGGGTCTATCTGCGTCTGAAAGAGCCAGACAAAAAGCACTGGAAGCGCAAAATCATTGCGGTCTATTCAGGCCACCAGTGGGTGGATGTCCACGGTGCTCAGAAGGACTACAACGTGGCCGTGCGTATCACTCCCCTCAAGTATGCCCAGATTTGCCTCTGGATTCACGGAGATGACGCCAACTGTACTTACGGATAA